A window of Periplaneta americana isolate PAMFEO1 chromosome 7, P.americana_PAMFEO1_priV1, whole genome shotgun sequence contains these coding sequences:
- the LOC138703348 gene encoding uncharacterized protein: MISKEKRRNLILLDSSVLTYAYLKRKSERRQTNIIYKERPIYGEFHHLYRRLRQYPELFRNYTRMTIETFDYIVSVLKNGFTLRTTNFQRPISLEERLIVTLRYLVTGMQFKQLAYSFRISKTAVSTMIVDICKSIWLNLHPIYMPVPTQKTLKKNGEEFGKKWGFPNCVGALDGKHIRIKRPNNSQNMYRNYKGFYSTNMLTVTDANYKFVVVDIGGYGKDSDGGMFAASALSEQLESKTLNLPRPQKLPNSEIEAPFVIIADEGFPLRPYLLRPFPRNQLVEGGEKDVFNYRLARARMVVECSYGSLLSKFNILSFPIATDIHNTIHIVQAMTLLHNIIRDRDGFTDEEISTFINVERDPQTAMATSRKHNSMKKRAKEIRELFSSYLIKNLLPHQQPA; this comes from the exons ATGATCTCCAAGGAGAAAAGACGTAACTTAATACTTTTAGACAGTTCGGTGCTAACGTATGCATATTTAAAAAGGAAGAGTGAACGACGTCAAACAAACATTATTTATAAAGAACGTCCAATTTATGGCGAGTTTCATCACCTTTATAGAAGATTGCGGCAGTATCCGGAATTGTTTCGTAATTACACGAGAATGACAATAGAAACATTCGATTACATTGTCAGTGTTCTAAAAAATGGTTTTACTTTGAGGACAACCAACTTTCAAAGGCCAATATCATTGGAGGAACGGCTTATTGTTACTCTCAG GTATCTGGTCACAGGAATGCAATTCAAGCAGTTGGCATATTCTTTCCGGATATCAAAAACAGCAGTTAGCACCATGATCGTTGATATTTGCAAGTCCATCTGGTTAAACTTGCATCCAATTTATATGCCAGTACCGACTCAGAAGACTTTGAAGAAAAATGGTGAAGAATTTGGTAAGAAATGGGGTTTTCCAAACTGTGTGGGTGCTCTCGATGGAAAACATATTCGAATCAAACGGCCCAATAATTCGCAAAACATGTATAGGAACTACAAAGGTTTTTATTCAACAAACATGTTAACTGTGACtgatgcaaattacaagtttgttGTAGTTGATATTGGTGGCTATGGCAAAGACAGCGATGGTGGAATGTTTGCTGCCTCGGCCTTAAGTGAACAACTTGAATCAAAAACATTAAATCTGCCGCGCCCACAAAAACTGCCAAACTCAGAAATTGAAGCACCATTTGTTATAATTGCAGACGAAGGCTTTCCTCTACGACCATATCTCTTACGACCTTTCCCAAGAAACCAATTAGTAGAGGGTGGTGAGAAAGATGTTTTCAATTATCGATTGGCCAGGGCTCGAATGGTTGTTGAGTGTTCTTATGGAAGTCTCCTATCAAAATTCAATATATTATCATTCCCTATTGCAACCGACATTCACAACACTATACATATAGTCCAAGCCATGACCCTTCTTCACAACATTATCAGAGACCGAGATGGGTTTACGGATGAAGAAATTTCTACATTCATTAATGTTGAACGTGATCCACAAACTGCTATGGCAACTTCAAGAAAACACAATAGCATGAAGAAACGTGCTAAGGAAATTCGAGAGCTGTTTTCCTCATACTTAATCAAAAATCTCCTCCCTCATCAACAGCCAGCGTGA